TGtctaataattagtaaataaattttgtaccctccttcctTGCCTAAGgcctgttttaatccttccactgTGTGTGTGTGGGTGTGTCTGACttcgtaacttaaataatagttatcaccaattaattagcatatttgaagtcccCTTTTGAAACCATTAAGATAGACATTTAGTACCTGAAAGttcgatcattagaacaaaagttgtACAGGGTgatatcgttttcttttttttttttttgcgcactgtaaaTACATATATGTACTTGtctgttcttttaaaattaacacttaggaaaaaaaattatatgaccaCACTTCTTACATTTCGGAGAAATGGGGACGCTTAGTGTTCCctaatgtgaattttaaaaagtcctgTTAAGAATCTATTAttgaattgcataaaaaatttcactttctagAGAACAAACGATGATATAATTGTTCCCCTGTGTTATCATAAATTTGACACAGTACAAGAGGAGAGGGGGACCAGTTGTTTTCGTATGGCACTTGTCAATAGTGGCAGGCCTATTTTGAAACAGGGGGACGAGTTTCTTCTTGTTctctagtggcgccatctataatCAGGAATTAGAATGCTGCCACATGCATGTCACAGTCTGTTTTACAGGGATTACACAATCGCTCAACATTCATCCATcctcagatcgtaattttgacccgaACCAGAACACGATCAATCTCCGATTCATTACTCCCAGAAGTATGGATTTCTTTTGGGAACTTATAGAAGGATTTTTGACCTAACAGATTTAAAGCACAGCAGTCGACATTTGCTGTACGGGAAGTCTTCTGCCTGCCGGGATCGAACTCATGACCTCCTGGACATGGTACCCATGCCCTACGAACCAAGCTATCTGGGCCCCGAAGAATTAAAAACCCTTTTACCTCTGCATCTGACTCCGTTGTAGTAAAATCCCCGATTGCATGAGCACGTTTTCACTCCATCTATGAAATTACAGGATGTTGCACCATCACCACAGTGGCAAgctgtaatttaataaagagaGCATCAATGTGTTGTATATatagaaacttataaaatgaatggcaaaaaaataataatacatgaTTTCTAGAAGACAAATGCCTGCATTTGCAAACATTTATCGCTAATacaacaaattgtttttaaatctgacaagtaatttatttcatttttaaggaaaatgtagaattcagaaaattgaaaattttgaaggtCGCATATTTCTAAACACTATAGTGCACCCCCCccctataaaaaaatagataattttccaatgttttaaaaaaaactcgcgtatagtttcaattttagaaCAGAAAGTGGGGCACTGTCGCACTTTTACCAGGCTGAAAATGTTAAGCAAATCATAGTAGTTGACGcccttttttcaaattactgaCTTctatgaaattcaatttctcaggaataattcaactgattttgcccaaattttccctttttccatgtaaaatcaCATTCATTacaatgatgcaaaaaaatttatgcattgcaaatcaaaaactttttctgcctttattaaataaaataataaagaataataaatatttactaaacattGTTTGGTACTGAattgtctttggataaacaaatttaataattgcgtgcaaaaatcTTTCGGTTCACTTAAAAGTTCCCTAGATATttcgaaatacgtaaaaagtgaaattaacattaaggggtccaaactttcgaGCGCTCTTCCGATCAAACTATCGGGACcctatttctcagattgcggatacttccttttttttggGGAGTGACGCATATATTGAATTTTCAGAAGAGATTTCTTAAATTCGCGAACTCTATGAACttagaatttacaaaaaaaaaaaaaaaaaaaaaaaaacggattattttgaatgacttttgatctaataaaatttgtttatccaaagataattccatgcaaaaaataagtttcagttaatatttattactttcttattattttacttaataatagtcgataaaaatttttaattgtaacgtataaatatttttaggtcattttgaagtatgtaattttacacagcaaaatgtaaattttctgaaaattctctCAATCTTGAACACCagtgtataaataaaactttctgttCTCGTTAAAATCGGCGTGaggttaaaatatgatttaatgtCCTTTACGAAACaggaaacaaaagttaaaaaaaaattttgggatTAAAATACAATCTCGTAAAAGGAGAAAGTAGGTAAGCAAAGATAAATTAACTGTTCATCTGAATTATTGTTTCAAGTCGTTTCTTCAACAATccgataaaataaaacatatttggtTACCTCACCAGAGTTGATAATAGTCTGGAAATATTAGAATAGAGATGATAAACGTTTTTAGATACTTAtctctatttaaattttcctctttACGTACATTTTGAAGACTAGCAGTTCTCAAATGATGTTCAGCGGAATTTTAGGGATCCACGATCACAGGAGATCCaaagatttaaagtttttatatcagTATTGATTTATGAAACTTGTAAGTCTATTGGTATCCAAACAATAAACTATAAGTTATTTCATATTCTggttattcttataaaattatttaattaaaataccagtagaaaattaaatagcaaaatttatttttaaaaaatccatgaATTTGTCTTAAGAGAgaccaaactaaaaaaaaaaactgattatgcTTTTTTGATAACTGTTTTCAACgcttataaaagttctttatcgAAAACCttaattcaacttattttattcgTTCAGTTTTAGCACCAAAACAAATTCAGAACTAGACTATAGGTACCACTCCAGGCCTGCAAATTCAAGTGTTTGacataaaacatattattttaagaaagttattgATAAAGTCATTATGGAAAAAGATTCCAATCTTCGCAgtgaatattattgaaataattagtaGACTTTATTTGATTACTATATTCGAAActgctaataaattttatttatatatttggggTTCCTTCAAACGATAATTAATCGTTTAGGGTTCCGtagtagtaaaaatttatgaaccGCTAGAGTAGACATTAAGTTGAAATCAATTTTAGGAATTCATTTGACCATTTTTACGACATATTCattctacaattatttttaatcaattgcaaataattaaaacacttcattttcttgatcttttttaactatttcatgcTTAACTATCTTGTTTCACTAGTTATTTGTCTGGAATGTGGTTACCTGGTCATGTTtctaactttgaaataaaaacgcGTTAACAAATCTTGTGAACTTTACCCTTGCATTGTTTGTCATAGGGATCGAACTTCAGATCGCGATCTTTACATCTGCAGAAAGCGTACGCTGTTAAACCGTGGTTGTGGTAGTAGTCGCAGGTCACGTTGTTGCTCGTGCCGCAGTCCACTACCTTGTTGTAACAATCATCGATCACTTGGCAGTGTTCTCCACTGGTGCCCTCGATACAGTGACAGGAACGCTTCTTCTCAATATGGCTGAAATCTTGACAGGGCTCCCACGTGATGCACTTATCTTGACATTGACCGAAAGGTAAACAATCCTCGCTTGTCCGACACTTATCTGAAATATCAAGCGAGTGAGCAGCCAtaagcaagaaaagaaaaaaaatatctaataaataagatatCTATTAAATAGAAGCATTTAGTAAGTAAagcaaaatctaatttaagcataaattatttccattcagATATGCATTTTCAATTGACATAAAAATGAAGCTTTAAGCTTGCTGATGTTTATAGTTTGGCGCGAAAGTTTCattaaacagatttttcatatttttctctcctttttttgtagaaatttaagttaaagaaaactaaaaaatattatatttaacatttaaaaaaattataattatgaaatttagcCCTTGACACCAGTATTGCTTTCTACGTTAGATGCATAATATTCCAAACCCAACTCTgttccaaataataatttttgaaatttactgtTACTTAGAGCTAAGAGAAATAGTAAGAAGTTTAGAAACAATTGAACgcatattaatcttttttatcaaaGATTTAACGGCTATAGAACCAAATTCTTCCCTAAAACTATTGCAATGAAGATAATAGACAGATTTTGAAGGCATCCAGAAGAAATAATCAATTTAGCTCTCTGCCTATGTATTAACTTGTAATTGCTGTAAACTGATATGTAACTCACAATGTACCATTTATATCTACTTGCGTACTTAATCTCTTCGTTTGTGTCATTTGTTTCACTTTATTGTAAGTTTTGTAAATGTGTCAAATATtgtttgtgttaatttttttgtaattttctagtTCAGTCAGGACTGCTTACTTTTTACTCTTTATGGGAGTATTTCTTCTGGTGATAGCGAATTTTACCTTTATGATTCACggtttagtaaatttgattgaaactaattttattaagtttttgaaattacacCACTGTcagtaaatgattcaaaagtccATATAAAAATCCAACTTGTTCCAGTTCTTTACAGGGGCCAATAAGTGGACTCCCTGGGGACTCACTCGCCGAGTGATACCGCATGTCAAACGCTGTGCGAGGCGTGGAGGTAACGGGTTTCAATTCCGCCGTTTCCCTTAATATATCTTCAAGCTGTATTTTGCAATCCTTCTGCTTGACAAAGGTTTTCAAACCTTAACTAAGCACACAAGTATGTTGTACCAATAAACCAATTCAGTTCTCTAGAGGCAAGATCTCTGAAATGTTGGTAAAATCAaccaactttttatttaatttacttttttattctgcACCACTCTAAGAGTTCCGGTGTAGAATTATCATAAAGACAtagttcccagtagaacattaaagtcaagcatcattggttGTGGTCAGTAAGCAggtttgatcagcctgcgtagatACCGAGAGTGAGTGATATCGGTCCTCGTTATactattctaccgtaaagtgctcgacttctcgcgcaggtcgtcgggctactaaagccttctgcagaggatcgaaattacAATgacatgtctttggatcatcctcagggatgtttcccacacATTCTCAAAATAGACCATTGTACAGTTCTAGAGTGACGTAAATGAAGTACTTTCCAACGTACcactctatgaaatatttttcaaaaatcatagtGATTGGCACAGTGTTGCCGATCTGATAAcacttattcaaaaaataatatatattaaaacaattagtcTGTAAGCGTTGGCAACCACTATTTCCTTTCGTATACTTCTTTATGGcaagcattattatttaaacagcaAGGAgcttaagaatataatttttgcttcaaacTAAGGGTCTAATGCACTCTTGCCTCGAGTTGTGCTTCTTTGCCTCAAGTTTTCagtcaaaatttcaatacatttattttcaaatgaaggaACATCAAAACTTACTTCGTTCGACGCATCTTTTTTGCGGCCAATCAAATCTCTGGTTCCGATTCTTGCACTGACAATAAGCTCGCatcagaaatttattataactgcAGATAACGCCATCTCCATCACCGCAATAGTTGGGATTGTCGATACATTCTTCTATTCTCTCGCAGTAGTCTCCACTTGTCCCAAATTTACATTCACAGTAATGCGGTTCCTTTCCATCCTCCTCGTGATTAGCATTTAGACAGTCTGCCCCGTTAAAACACTCCTTATAAGATTTGCAGGGCTCTGAAAGAGAAATGAAAGGTTCTTTTGAGGCGCATTATCAATAACTAATCATCAGTAATCCCATCCACACAAAAACATTGCTCATTAATAGGAAATAGATTCAAGAAAAAGGTTACATTCAGGTCATTTGAAAAGCATAATCATTAACTTATCATCAGTACTCCCATCCAAAGAAATTTGCTTAGTAAGAGAtggatttgaaaaagaaattacattcaGGTAATTTGAGACACATGATCCTTAATATCCtcatcaaaaaatgaataataggAGAtggattcaaaaaaaaaagttacgttCAGATCACTTTTGTGACGCATAATCAGCAACTAATCATCAGTTACCTCacccaaaaatttttaattgggaatggattaaaaaaaaggttaaatttgagacacttaATCATCAGTAACTGATTATTCAGGTCATAATCAGTAACTAATCATCAGTtactttatctaaaaattattaatagggGATAGATTCAAGAAAAACGTTGCATTCAAGTCATTTGAGACGCATAATCAACAACT
The Parasteatoda tepidariorum isolate YZ-2023 chromosome 9, CAS_Ptep_4.0, whole genome shotgun sequence genome window above contains:
- the LOC107443279 gene encoding delta-like protein C; amino-acid sequence: MGVNTSLLLINCFIIYFMFQLVGAERNVSDIYLMDLKVLSGNKEDTGRCTSREDCNFLCDCQGNFGGKYCKCFQGISGKNCDIIDECVDNPGMCGNDPDVSCGFHRKKKRIICECRTFGKRFDIPTKTCVDQKPCKSYKECFNGADCLNANHEEDGKEPHYCECKFGTSGDYCERIEECIDNPNYCGDGDGVICSYNKFLMRAYCQCKNRNQRFDWPQKRCVERNKCRTSEDCLPFGQCQDKCITWEPCQDFSHIEKKRSCHCIEGTSGEHCQVIDDCYNKVVDCGTSNNVTCDYYHNHGLTAYAFCRCKDRDLKFDPYDKQCKACHCGDGATSCNFIDGVKTCSCNRGFYYNGVRCRDCDCGDDAEGCTFTKSGKICICNTGYKDVGGICESE